From a single Lolium rigidum isolate FL_2022 chromosome 7, APGP_CSIRO_Lrig_0.1, whole genome shotgun sequence genomic region:
- the LOC124671290 gene encoding ubiquinol oxidase 2, mitochondrial-like — MAQSVRRVARSAAMAHLGARFFVASGRSSAALGIGPVRTARAAAMGAPEMWKCDARSASTAATPVSGPLTPPASCGKKKKEETEAASYWGVAPTRLVKEDGTEWKWSCFRPWDAYEADVSIDLTKHHQPATMGDKMARWTVKAMRWHADLFFQRRYGCRAMMLETVAAVPGMVAGAVLHLRSLRRFEQSGGWIRALLEEAENERMHLMTFMEVSQPRWHERALVVAVQGVFFNVYLATYLLSPRVAHRVVGYLEEEAVHSYTEFLRDLDAGKIDDVPAPAIAIDYWRLPPGATLKDVVRVVRADEAHHRDVNHYASDIYYQGHALREVPAPIGYH; from the exons ATGGCGCAGTCGGTGCGGCGTGTCGCGAGGTCGGCGGCGATGGCCCATCTAGGGGCGCGCTTCTTCGTGGCCAGTGGTCGCTCATCCGCGGCGCTCGGCATCGGGCCTGTGCGTACCGCGCGCGCAGCTGCCATGGGGGCGCCGGAGATGTGGAAATGTGACGCTCGCTCGGCCAGCACCGCGGCCACGCCGGTGTCGGGGCCCTTGACGCCGCCGGCGTCTTGCGgtaagaagaagaaagaggagacAGAGGCGGCGAGCTACTGGGGCGTGGCGCCGACGAGGCTCGTCAAGGAGGACGGGACCGAGTGGAAGTGGTCGTGCTTCAGG CCGTGGGATGCGTACGAGGCGGACGTGTCCATTGATCTGACGAAGCACCACCAGCCGGCGACGATGGGGGACAAGATGGCCAGGTGGACGGTCAAGGCCATGCGCTGGCACGCCGACCTCTTCTTCCAG AGGAGGTACGGCTGCCGCGCGATGATGCTGGAGACGGTGGCCGCAGTCCCCGGCATGGTGGCCGGCGCGGTGCTCCACCTCCGGTCGCTCCGGCGCTTCGAGCAGAGCGGCGGGTGGATCCGGGCGCtgctggaggaggccgagaacgaGCGCATGCACCTCATGACCTTCATGGAGGTGTCCCAGCCGCGGTGGCACGAGCGCGCGCTCGTCGTGGCCGTCCAGGGCGTCTTCTTCAACGTCTACCTGGCCACCTACCTGCTCTCCCCGAGGGTCGCGCACCGCGTGGTGGGCTacctggaggaggaggccgtgcaCTCCTACACCGAGTTCCTccgcgacctcgacgccggcaagATCGACGACGTGCCCGCGCCCGCCATCGCCATCGACTACTGGCGTCTCCCGCCCGGCGCCACGCTCAAGGACGTCGTCAGGGTCgtccgcgccgacgaggcgcACCACCGCGACGTCAACCACTACGCCTCC GACATATATTACCAGGGGCATGCGCTGCGGGAGGTACCTGCACCGATCGGCTACCACTGA